In a genomic window of Gloeothece verrucosa PCC 7822:
- a CDS encoding PKD domain-containing protein, whose amino-acid sequence MGHLAGFISGWSGFDSYIQMINGSPVFVGDNFSAQLTSDSSHLDTTAYPYDLMNTRLAPGIRKLPSNIDIQILNLARHANLTNTPINGLNAPLTASPLIAVLNGDFDITNNNDPNYGWSTRGSTAIVNGQAVLRETSPLLSNFSQSFVIPQGAKTLQFTLVNSDLDSSTLAPGDAFEAALLDANTLTPLVGTASGLTQTDSFLNLQSTGKAYFSPKVKINGATTSGDVIGLNSSRTVKVDLTGISAGTVAKLYFDLLGFGTKEGSVTIDNVVILSEGDQQVPPVANSDTSTTLQAAPVVINVLANDTDEDGTIDPTFVQIGQAPTNGNVSLNPDGSFTYTPNGGFVGTDSFSYSVGDDQGIRSNETTVTVTVNNAPPVITSVEADQNVEAGTPINFSATATDPGNDALTYTWNFGDGSDPITGQTVTHTFVNNGSYITTLTVTDTNGGSATQTLTVNVNNSAPTITNVSSPSTVNEGTPATFSATAIDPNNDPLTYSWNFGDNSDPVFGQVVSHTFADNGTYTVTLTVTDTQGETAQQSKSVTVNNVAPSVNAGLDFASSEGETVSFNGSYTDPGILDTHSIVWNFGDGTTTSENLTPTHTYTNNGTYTVTLSVIDSDGDIGTDTLTVTVNNLAPTLTNVNGQTTLNEGSSANFSATATDPGNDALTYTWDFGDNSDPVNAASVNHIWANNGEYTVSLTVTDAEGASTSQTLLVTVNNVAPVVSAGLDQTVSEGQAITLNGSFTDPGILDTHTIIWDFGDGTTLSNQLNPTHVYANSGVYVATLQVTDSDGGTDSDTVTITVNNEAPTITNITGDLTPSEGSTANFNAIANDPGNDAITYSWNFGDGSDAVNGQNVNHVFAENGIYLVTLNVQDSEGALTTRNLEVNVSNVAPTVEAGLNRIVYQGQPINFEGRYTDPGIFDTHTFVWNFGDGTSNTDSLTPTHIYANGGAYTVTLTVTDDDGGSTTDEFTVNVKPLPSLTINDVTLVEGDNNTTNAIFTVSLSEPSSETVTVDFATKDGSANSSLDYAATAGTLTFAPGVTSQTIAVAIVGDIEDEFDENFLVVLSNPCLATLGDNQGQGTIIDNDAAPTLSVGDISITEGDNGTVIANFNVTLSAASGKTIRVNYTTADDTASSGLDYTATSGTLSFAPGQTSQTVAVQILNDQLDEFNESFLLNLTEATNATLSDGVAVGTIIDNDNEPALTVSDQTITEGDSGTQIVIFTVSLSAASAKTVSVNYATADGTATAQLDYLAASGTLTFAAGETSKTISVTVKGDLLVEPDETFKLNLSNPINAILSKAQGTGTIVNNDQPPAFTIKAEGTVTINGGGDFDGNPLITEDDALIYAGKGFTFNGNITLPVLRDAQGNAILDNSGKLILVDRAVTVAPNYTVSNATTRQYGNLIPPQVIEQQTVNVPAYTDILNQELTSRIPTATPTVIFNSQQNPLNNASDWATKFPPAGTPSAPTVVRVTNGGLTIPSGVNISNYVIIVEGGDINFNGQGHNLNNVVLIANNGNVNLANVQSCNLSVFASGSINMNGGARFSGSTLLANSSNSGSINFNGATTTTDANSQLRVIAQGSIAYNGAANTRGKFLAAKNFTYNGNSTLFGSIEVKGNIIFNAGSTVIGI is encoded by the coding sequence ATGGGACATTTAGCTGGCTTTATCTCGGGATGGAGCGGCTTTGATAGCTATATTCAAATGATTAACGGCTCTCCAGTCTTTGTAGGTGATAATTTCAGTGCCCAATTAACGAGCGATTCCTCACACCTCGATACTACAGCTTATCCTTATGATCTGATGAATACAAGGTTAGCCCCAGGTATTCGCAAACTTCCCTCAAATATCGATATTCAAATCCTCAATCTGGCTCGTCACGCTAATCTAACTAACACTCCAATAAACGGCCTCAACGCACCTTTAACCGCCAGTCCACTGATCGCGGTTCTCAATGGTGACTTTGATATTACTAATAACAACGATCCTAATTATGGTTGGTCAACCCGAGGCTCGACAGCAATTGTTAATGGACAAGCGGTTTTAAGAGAAACTTCTCCTCTATTGAGCAATTTCTCTCAAAGCTTTGTTATTCCACAAGGCGCTAAAACCCTTCAGTTTACCCTCGTCAACAGTGACCTAGATAGCAGTACCCTAGCCCCCGGCGATGCTTTTGAAGCGGCTTTACTGGATGCGAATACCCTTACCCCACTGGTGGGAACCGCAAGCGGACTGACTCAAACAGACTCTTTCCTCAATCTACAATCTACTGGAAAAGCATACTTTAGTCCAAAAGTCAAGATAAACGGGGCAACTACTTCAGGGGATGTAATCGGTCTTAATTCATCTCGCACGGTTAAAGTAGATTTAACGGGAATTAGTGCCGGTACGGTAGCTAAACTCTACTTTGATTTACTCGGTTTTGGAACAAAAGAAGGTTCTGTCACTATTGATAATGTTGTGATTCTCAGTGAAGGGGATCAACAAGTCCCTCCAGTGGCCAATAGTGATACTAGCACAACCCTTCAAGCCGCGCCGGTAGTGATCAACGTTTTGGCTAATGACACCGATGAAGATGGAACTATCGACCCGACCTTCGTACAAATTGGACAAGCTCCCACGAACGGAAATGTTTCACTCAACCCTGACGGAAGTTTTACTTATACCCCCAATGGAGGGTTTGTCGGTACTGATAGCTTTAGTTATTCGGTTGGAGATGATCAGGGAATTCGTTCTAATGAAACTACAGTAACGGTTACAGTTAATAACGCGCCTCCCGTTATTACCAGTGTAGAAGCCGATCAAAATGTAGAGGCAGGGACACCAATTAACTTTAGTGCTACCGCAACCGATCCCGGCAACGATGCGTTAACTTATACTTGGAATTTTGGCGACGGTAGCGATCCAATTACGGGCCAAACGGTAACTCATACTTTTGTTAATAATGGCTCCTATATCACCACTCTAACGGTTACAGATACGAATGGCGGCAGCGCAACCCAAACCTTAACCGTAAATGTCAATAATTCTGCTCCCACAATTACCAATGTTTCGAGTCCTTCAACCGTCAATGAAGGAACCCCGGCAACGTTTAGTGCCACAGCAATCGATCCCAATAATGATCCGTTAACTTATAGTTGGAACTTTGGTGATAATAGTGACCCCGTTTTCGGTCAAGTGGTTAGTCATACCTTTGCGGATAACGGGACTTATACCGTTACCTTAACAGTTACCGATACTCAAGGCGAGACAGCACAGCAAAGCAAAAGTGTTACCGTTAATAATGTTGCTCCTTCAGTCAATGCGGGTTTAGACTTTGCCTCTTCTGAAGGAGAAACCGTCAGTTTCAACGGTAGTTATACTGACCCTGGTATTTTAGACACCCATAGCATTGTCTGGAACTTTGGAGACGGTACTACAACAAGCGAGAACTTAACTCCTACTCATACTTATACAAATAACGGAACCTATACAGTCACGCTTAGTGTAATAGATTCTGATGGAGATATCGGTACTGATACCCTCACCGTTACAGTCAACAATCTGGCTCCTACTTTAACCAATGTAAACGGACAAACTACTCTTAATGAGGGAAGTTCTGCTAACTTTAGTGCGACAGCAACTGATCCCGGCAACGATGCGTTAACTTATACTTGGGATTTTGGTGATAATAGCGACCCCGTTAATGCGGCTTCGGTTAACCACATTTGGGCAAATAATGGCGAATACACCGTATCTTTAACCGTGACAGATGCTGAGGGAGCATCCACCAGTCAAACTTTATTAGTAACAGTTAATAATGTCGCCCCTGTGGTGTCTGCGGGATTAGATCAAACCGTCTCCGAAGGCCAAGCAATCACCCTTAATGGTAGTTTTACAGACCCAGGTATTCTAGACACCCATACAATTATCTGGGATTTTGGAGACGGAACAACCCTCAGTAATCAACTTAATCCTACTCATGTTTATGCTAACAGTGGGGTCTATGTAGCTACTTTACAAGTGACTGATTCTGACGGAGGAACCGATAGCGATACCGTCACAATTACAGTTAATAATGAAGCACCGACAATCACCAATATTACTGGCGATCTAACTCCTTCTGAAGGTTCAACGGCTAACTTTAATGCTATCGCCAATGATCCGGGTAATGATGCGATTACTTACAGTTGGAATTTTGGGGATGGTAGCGATGCAGTAAACGGACAAAATGTTAATCACGTTTTTGCTGAAAATGGAATTTATCTGGTGACTCTTAATGTACAAGATTCAGAAGGGGCACTGACCACCAGAAACTTAGAAGTCAATGTCTCTAATGTCGCTCCTACAGTAGAAGCCGGATTAAATCGCATTGTATATCAGGGTCAACCCATAAATTTTGAGGGTCGTTATACAGACCCCGGTATTTTCGATACTCATACTTTTGTCTGGAATTTTGGCGACGGAACCAGTAATACAGACTCATTGACACCTACTCATATTTATGCTAATGGAGGAGCTTATACAGTTACCTTGACGGTGACAGATGATGACGGAGGAAGCACGACTGACGAGTTTACGGTTAATGTGAAGCCGCTTCCTAGCTTAACCATTAATGACGTTACCTTAGTAGAAGGGGATAATAACACCACGAATGCAATCTTTACTGTCAGCTTATCAGAACCCAGTAGTGAAACCGTTACCGTAGATTTTGCCACCAAAGACGGAAGTGCAAACTCATCGCTGGATTATGCGGCAACGGCGGGCACTTTAACCTTTGCCCCTGGTGTAACGAGTCAGACAATTGCTGTTGCTATTGTTGGCGATATTGAGGATGAATTTGACGAAAACTTCTTGGTGGTTTTGAGTAACCCATGTTTAGCGACTTTGGGAGATAATCAAGGACAAGGGACAATTATTGATAATGATGCTGCACCTACCCTATCGGTGGGAGATATTTCCATTACTGAAGGTGATAACGGTACTGTGATCGCTAACTTTAATGTGACGCTTTCTGCTGCTAGTGGCAAAACTATACGGGTCAATTATACTACCGCCGATGATACAGCCTCTTCTGGACTCGACTACACAGCCACAAGCGGCACCCTTTCCTTTGCCCCCGGACAAACTTCACAAACGGTTGCTGTACAAATTCTCAATGATCAACTTGATGAGTTTAATGAAAGTTTCCTACTCAATTTGACTGAAGCGACAAATGCTACTCTAAGTGATGGGGTTGCTGTTGGTACGATTATTGATAACGATAATGAACCCGCTTTAACTGTTAGTGATCAAACTATTACTGAAGGGGACAGTGGTACACAAATCGTTATATTTACGGTGAGTCTTTCTGCCGCTTCTGCTAAAACAGTCAGTGTAAATTATGCCACTGCTGACGGTACAGCTACCGCACAACTTGATTACTTAGCGGCAAGCGGAACATTGACTTTTGCCGCCGGAGAAACCAGTAAAACCATTTCCGTAACCGTTAAAGGAGATCTTCTGGTGGAACCTGATGAAACTTTTAAGCTCAATCTAAGCAATCCTATTAATGCTATTTTGAGTAAAGCTCAAGGAACTGGAACTATCGTTAATAATGATCAACCCCCTGCCTTTACGATTAAAGCGGAAGGAACTGTCACAATTAACGGAGGTGGCGATTTTGATGGAAATCCACTAATTACTGAAGACGATGCTCTTATTTATGCGGGTAAAGGATTTACCTTTAACGGTAATATCACTTTACCGGTTCTGCGAGATGCTCAGGGTAATGCAATACTAGATAATTCTGGTAAGCTGATTTTGGTAGATAGGGCGGTTACGGTAGCTCCTAATTACACCGTTAGCAATGCCACTACTCGTCAATATGGTAATCTCATTCCACCTCAAGTAATTGAGCAACAGACGGTCAATGTTCCCGCTTATACAGATATTTTAAATCAGGAATTAACGAGTAGAATTCCCACAGCAACACCTACTGTTATCTTCAATTCTCAACAAAATCCCCTGAATAATGCCTCAGATTGGGCTACGAAGTTCCCCCCAGCCGGTACGCCTTCTGCGCCTACTGTGGTTCGTGTTACTAATGGCGGCTTAACGATTCCTAGCGGCGTAAATATCAGTAATTATGTAATTATTGTGGAAGGAGGAGATATTAATTTTAACGGTCAAGGTCATAACCTCAACAATGTAGTTTTAATTGCTAACAACGGTAATGTAAATCTAGCTAATGTTCAGTCTTGTAATTTATCGGTATTTGCTTCTGGCTCTATTAATATGAATGGAGGAGCGCGTTTTTCGGGTTCGACTTTATTAGCTAATAGCAGTAATAGCGGTAGTATTAACTTTAATGGGGCTACCACAACCACCGATGCAAACAGTCAATTGCGGGTTATTGCTCAAGGTTCTATTGCTTACAATGGTGCAGCCAATACCCGAGGCAAGTTCTTAGCGGCTAAAAACTTTACTTACAATGGCAATTCAACCTTATTTGGTTCTATTGAAGTTAAAGGCAATATAATTTTTAACGCTGGTTCTACTGTTATCGGGATTTGA
- a CDS encoding pentapeptide repeat-containing protein, which yields MSLRITAQELLERYAAGERDFSGTGLREVELIDVRLQGINLRDADLIGADLTGINLSDADLSRANLRGTRLRQANLERAKLVEADLQCAVLEGANLIEADLTRANVTEVNFMYARLMRAQLFNARAPFINLSGANLKDVRFFSFMFDVQGIIVDNTIMPDGSIEKDFRYLY from the coding sequence ATGAGTTTGAGAATAACTGCCCAAGAATTGTTGGAACGATACGCTGCCGGTGAGCGGGATTTTAGTGGTACTGGTTTGAGAGAAGTCGAGTTGATTGATGTTCGACTTCAGGGAATTAATTTGCGAGACGCTGACTTGATTGGTGCTGATTTGACTGGGATTAATTTGAGTGATGCCGACTTGAGTCGGGCTAATTTGAGAGGTACTAGATTGAGGCAAGCTAACCTTGAAAGGGCCAAATTGGTTGAGGCCGATCTGCAATGTGCTGTTCTTGAAGGAGCTAACTTGATCGAAGCTGATTTGACTAGGGCTAATGTCACTGAAGTTAACTTCATGTATGCTAGGCTCATGAGAGCGCAATTGTTCAACGCTAGAGCGCCATTTATCAACTTGAGCGGAGCTAATCTCAAAGATGTCAGATTTTTTAGTTTTATGTTCGATGTCCAAGGAATTATTGTCGATAATACCATTATGCCCGATGGTAGTATTGAGAAAGACTTTAGGTATTTGTATTGA